TCATGAACGGTCTCGAATTATTGCAGGCCCTGAAAAAGGAAAAGAACTGGAGTGACCTGCCGGTGGTCTTCATTACGACCGAGTCCAACGAGAACCGACTGAATGAATTGTTGGCACTGGGTGCAAGGGGCTATATCCGCAAGCCTTTTCGCCCTGAAACAATTCATGCCCATCTATCTGAGATTATGGGGGAACCCAATGCAAAGGGAATGGCAATCAGCGATGAAGGATGCGATTTCTGAAGTCCTTGAGACCATGTTTTTCGTTATGGTGGATTTTCCACCTGCCGAAAAGAAAACGAATCAAAGCTACTGTGAATCACGCATCTATTTACGTCAAAACAGGAAACGGTTGGAGATCGGCCTTCAGCTGGGAGAGGGTTTTGCCAAAATGTTGACGGCAAATCTTCTGGGCAAACACGAACTTGAAGTGAATGCCGATGAACTCCAGGACGCCATGAAGGAATTGGCCAACATGGTGGGCGGAAGTTATTTGGCAAGGCTGGCGGATGGAAACTGGCAATTGGGAATCCCGCAATTTGTGTCGATGCTCAAAGAGGAGCGGACCTTCCCGGCGCAAATATCTCTCTCCTTTTTTGGAGAATACGTCGGGGAAGTCCATCTGTCGTCCGAGGTTTCCGGGTAAATCGGAATCACACCCACCGGCAGAGGATCGATCATCCTTTCTTGAGGAAACCCTCGCAGCAGAGGACATAATGAAATCGATTAAAGTTTTGGTTGTGGACGATTCTGCCATCGTTCGTAAAATCTTCACCCAGGAACTTTCCAAGCATGAAGACATCGAGGTCGTGGGGACGGCC
This region of Desulforhabdus amnigena genomic DNA includes:
- a CDS encoding response regulator yields the protein MSYNILIVDDSGSMRKIIKKILLVSGFDLGEWWEAENGQAALKILQDHWVDLVLSDLHMPVMNGLELLQALKKEKNWSDLPVVFITTESNENRLNELLALGARGYIRKPFRPETIHAHLSEIMGEPNAKGMAISDEGCDF
- a CDS encoding chemotaxis protein CheX, whose translation is MKDAISEVLETMFFVMVDFPPAEKKTNQSYCESRIYLRQNRKRLEIGLQLGEGFAKMLTANLLGKHELEVNADELQDAMKELANMVGGSYLARLADGNWQLGIPQFVSMLKEERTFPAQISLSFFGEYVGEVHLSSEVSG